The genomic interval AAGTCGATGCCGAGGTAGTTATGCACAAGCACGTTGCGGAAGGCGGCGATTCGTGACCATTCGATCTGTGGATATTTGGCTTTCGTGTCATCCGAAAGTCGCTGTGTTGCTTCGCTCAGGGTTTGCAGATTCCTCAGCACCGCGTCTTGTAGTGTATGGGATTGCAGGAA from Blastocatellia bacterium carries:
- a CDS encoding DUF86 domain-containing protein is translated as MREDRVYLQHIAECIRRIEEHTGKGREEFLQSHTLQDAVLRNLQTLSEATQRLSDDTKAKYPQIEWSRIAAFRNVLVHNYLGIDLEIVWGITQREVPELKTAISAMLNEVV